aaagaagaaaaaaatcccgACGTTCCAAACTTTTCTTGGTACAGTCCGAGCAGGACAGCGTCCCGTTAGGTGTGGGAAAAGTCGCCAGAGAGAAAGCTGCCTTCATTCGCGTTTAAACCAATAAGTTTTCTTCCCTCTGAGGTTTGACGCGTCAGCCTGGCGCTCCCTCTGAACAACAGCGTCTCCACACGCAGCTCGGTCTGGGGCGCAGCAGCAGGCTTCACGAGCAGGCGAGAAAAGACTTTATGAAGCCGAGAGAAGAGACGAGACTCCGCATGAGGAAGGAACCCGCAGAGCTGCTGCGGGATTTCATCTAAAACAAGAGGTGAGTGACTCACTTTTCGTCTGAAAACTTAAAGAAATAAAGAATATtagcaactgtgtgtgtgtgtgtgtgtgtgtgtgtgtgtgtgtgtgtgtgtgtgtgtgtgtgtgtgtgtgtgtgtgtgtgtgtgtgtgtgtgtgtgtgtgtgtgtaatttgtCAGTTCCTGACACCAAATACCCACATTATGGCAGCAACAGTTGATTTGTGCGTTTTATACTTTCATGTATAGGTTGCTTTAttctatttagtgtgtttttaattattttctcaCCTTGATTTATGTATTCCTGTTTGGTTGAAAATTAGATTTTTATGTtatgtttaaaattatttttagacaaactataaaatgttttttttttcagaatgaTTGCAGTCAAAATAATCTAACCTTGACTGTGGCACAAAGAGATGAACAAGCCTCTCACACagatttattttaattctctacTTGACAAAAACAACAGAATGTGTGTTTTGTTCTTCTGTCTGATGCCGAAATATGATACACTGTGTGCCAATGCCAGTTCCTCATTTcagaaaataaatctaaatattcTTTTGAGATCATCTATCTTTCCACATTGTTGTCCAAAATGAATGTTGACAAAATGTTCCAGGACACACCCTGGCCTAGCTTCAACACAGGAACTGGATGACAGGAAAGAGGCTCAAGACAAGTCATTTTATTGAAGAAAAAGAAAACTCACAGCCAGTTTGAGGTGAGATCATGTCAAAGCTGCAATGGCTAATCTGCAGAACAggctagtttaatttttttcttgctTCTTAAAGGAACAATCTgccactttttcatatttttaaatctttttcttgagCCCTTATGTGTGAAAATGACCCTGTACAGGattaataaaaggccacccagctcctatcgccccctgtggccagaataccgcatttgcaacttcacagttgccTCTCCGGTCtattgggacttagaaaaaatttagctgacatacctgacgctgctgtctggcttcagcacgtttcctgcacgttttagatcatgaacacaactgatttgtttcaAGACACTTCTACAATATGGCTTTTAGACTGTGACtcattttattgtattttgttttgatgtgttcttagtattcctcatgttttatttgattttattgaatggtatttttatcctctgtttttCTTGCTTTGATTGGTCATGATTTGgtccagcctgtgcagcactttgggcagcttccatgctgtgttttaaatgtgctgtataaataaactatggcatAGCATggtatttagtgatgaatcactcctctagacacttAGGAGCACTGGGAGATGTTCAAGCTGTTAgatcaaggtgttaaaaagacaaatgtacGGCAGGGAGAGAGTTTAGCTTCTACAAAAGGACACTAGAGGGTACTAAAAGGAAGCAAAACGGCTTAGTATACCTTTAACAATGTTCTAATATAGTattttgtagagataaaaaaacagatagtaaaataataataaagaggtGGATCTCTCACATTTCTCTAAATCTCAGCCCTGGCTCGGTCCGAAACCGATTGGACCATCCAATTGTCTGTGTCACCACCAGGGGTGGACTGACCATCTTtgagttctggagaatcccaAAATGACTGGCAGGTGTGCTCTGGAAAACTACCAAATTCCCAaaatgaaaaacaccatttgacgtCATGGATAGCAATAGATGTTTGGACGCAGAAAACGGCTACTGGTGTTTTGTTCTGTCTGGTTTACGGAAGCAATGATCGTTCCCATATCAGGGGGCTTAGGGATGACATAGCTGATGGGAACAGTGAAGGTTCTGTGATCGTGTTTGAGTttaaaagttagcttgttttgcagatttgccattgcaccTTTAAGTAAGGGATCAATATAAATGAAACAGCATCAGAGCATTTAACAGAAGTTTTTCTTTCCAACAGATTATTCCAGCACACATCCCTGCAACAATGGGTGACTCTGGAGAAGACTACACTGGAGAAGACTACAACTACACCTATGCGTGTAATCTGGAGTACGAGGACCTGGGGAAGCTGAAAGTAGGCCACCAGCAGTCGGAACCCATCCACATTATTTCAGTGGTGGTCTACATCATTTCCATCATGCTGGGTCTGATTGGCAATGGCATGGTTATCTGGGTGATGGCTTTCAAAATTAAAAAAACCACCAACAGCGTGTGGTTGCTCAATCTGGCCATCGCAGACTTTGTGTTTGTGCTTTTTCTGCCCTTCTACATCGATTACATCCTGAGGGATTTCCACTGGGACTTTGGTCTGGCAATGTGTAAGATCAACTCCTTTGTGTCTGTGATGAATATGTATGCCAGTGTCCTGTTCCTGACAGTGCTCAGCGTGGACAGATATGTCTCTCTGGTCCACCTGAACTGGTCTCGGAGACACCGCACTGTACACAGAGCCTGGCTCATGTGCGGTTGCATTTGGGCGATGGCTGCTCTCCTCAGCTGCCCCGCATTGATCTTTCGTGACACCTTACGTCTTCACGACCACGTGTTGTGCTACAACAACTTCCACATGCAGAACGGATACAAAGCGGCTATGATCCACATCACAATAGTGACCATTCGTACCACTGTGGGCTTTCTTCTGCCGTTAACTGCCATAAGTGTGACAGGAATACTTCTATCAATCAAAGTGAGAAACTCTGGTGGTTCAGTTCACATGTCAAGCTTCTCTAAAACAGTCACTGCAGTGATTCTGGCCTTCTTTTTGTGCTGGGCACCTTTCCATGCATTCAGCTTGATGGAGCTATCCATACACTCCTCGGTTTACCTCCACCACATCTTGAAATCTGGCTTTCCTCTTGCCACCAGTCTAGGCTTTTTCAACAGCTGCATCAACCCCCTGCTCTACATACTCCTCGGCAAGAAGGTGCGCCACATCCTAAAGAGCGCGTGTCTAAACGTAACCAAGAGTTCGCTGAGAGAGCTTAGCCAGTCGATCTCTGCAACAGAGATCGAATCTGTGCCAGGAACTCACCTGGATAGCAGCCCAGATGATTATTTGACTTCATCTACCCTATAATCCCAACAGAAGTGCATGTttcccaaaaacaaaacatggaGCGCCAATGTGGATAATTTCCACAGCTATGTTTTCCAGCTCAAGTGTTAAGATTTTCTCTCAATGGAAAAGTTGAACTCACACACAAAGTTCAtctcttttcatttttttgtatAATTTATTAACACAAAAGCAGGGTGGACGAAATCCAAGCTATAAGTGTTTATTTGGATCAGCAGCGCAATTACACAAATAA
This sequence is a window from Nothobranchius furzeri strain GRZ-AD chromosome 14, NfurGRZ-RIMD1, whole genome shotgun sequence. Protein-coding genes within it:
- the cmklr2 gene encoding chemerin-like receptor 2; amino-acid sequence: MGDSGEDYTGEDYNYTYACNLEYEDLGKLKVGHQQSEPIHIISVVVYIISIMLGLIGNGMVIWVMAFKIKKTTNSVWLLNLAIADFVFVLFLPFYIDYILRDFHWDFGLAMCKINSFVSVMNMYASVLFLTVLSVDRYVSLVHLNWSRRHRTVHRAWLMCGCIWAMAALLSCPALIFRDTLRLHDHVLCYNNFHMQNGYKAAMIHITIVTIRTTVGFLLPLTAISVTGILLSIKVRNSGGSVHMSSFSKTVTAVILAFFLCWAPFHAFSLMELSIHSSVYLHHILKSGFPLATSLGFFNSCINPLLYILLGKKVRHILKSACLNVTKSSLRELSQSISATEIESVPGTHLDSSPDDYLTSSTL